CTTGCAGCAGCCGTCTTGAAGGTCGCCTTGGTGCTACGCCCAGTTCCCTCTCAAGTCGTGCGAGCCGCCCTTGAGCTAGCCTCAGACTCGCACGACTTTTCACAATGCCGTTCGAGGTCCGCACGCCATCATGCCGCATGACCTCGCAGCCGACCTTGATTCCACACCTTTCGAGGCCCTCGTGATTCGTGACCGCCAAGGTGAACTCGCGTCCGCCGGGACGATCACGCGCTCGAAGCCGCGAGCGAACACCCCGGTCGTGCGCTCGCTCGCCCTCGGGGTGCCCGCGAACCGCGCCGCGCAAAGCGACGTCCGTGAGGCGGCCAAGGTCTTGTTTCCGCGCATGAGCGCGTTCAAGCGATTGCTGGATGTGTTCGACAACGCGCGCATCGAGTCGCGTCAACTCGCGATGCCGCTGGAGTGGTACCTGACGCCGCGCGGCTTCGAGGAGAAGAACGCCGTGTACGTTCGCGAAGCCGCGCGGTTGGCGGAGGCGGCGTCGCGCGAAGCGTTGGAGCGCGCGAACGTGCGACCGAGTGACGTGGACGCCATCGTGTTCGTTTCGACGTCGGGCATCTCCACCCCGAGCCTCGACTCGTTCTTAATCGAGCGGTTGGGCTTGTCGCGGCACGCGGCGCGCGTTCCGATCTTCGGCCTGGGTTGCGCGGGCGGCGCGGCGGGCCTCGCTCGAGCGGCTGACTTCGTGCGAGCGGGCTTCGAGAACGTCTTGTTCGTCGCCGTGGAGTTGTGCTCGCTGACCCTCGTGCACAGCGACGAGAG
This genomic stretch from Deinococcus yavapaiensis KR-236 harbors:
- a CDS encoding type III polyketide synthase — translated: MIRDRQGELASAGTITRSKPRANTPVVRSLALGVPANRAAQSDVREAAKVLFPRMSAFKRLLDVFDNARIESRQLAMPLEWYLTPRGFEEKNAVYVREAARLAEAASREALERANVRPSDVDAIVFVSTSGISTPSLDSFLIERLGLSRHAARVPIFGLGCAGGAAGLARAADFVRAGFENVLFVAVELCSLTLVHSDESKSNFVGTSLFSDGAAAMVLGPDGRGKDGPALHGAYSTLIEDSADIMGWDVVNDGLKVRFSRDIPALVRSMMDENVRDALAAHGWRREDVRHFVVHPGGVKVLSAYEEALGLASDALDSSREVLREYGNMSSVTVLYVLERVLRDRPRGKGLLSAMGPGFSAEHVLLEF